Part of the Vibrio ishigakensis genome, CGCGGTATCGGCCGCTTCGGTTTCTCTCTTCCTATGGATGAGTGTCTAGCTCAGTGTGGTCTTGATCTTTCGGGTCGTCCATACCTTAAGTTCGATGCCAAGTTCAGCCGTGAAAACGTAGGTGACTTCTCTACAGAGATGGTGGTTCACTTCTTCCGCTCACTGACCGATGCACTGGCTTGCACATTGCACCTATCTTCTACTGGTGATAACGACCACCACATTATTGAGAGTCTGTTTAAGGCGTTTGGTCGTACACTTCGTCAGGCTATCAAGGTAGAAGGTAACGAACTTCCAAGTAGTAAAGGCATGCTGTAAGGACAACCAATGACTTCTCAAAATGTAGTAATTATTGATACAGGTTGTGCCAACGTATCTTCGGTACGTTTCGCTATTGAGCGCCTAGGATATGAGGTCACTGTATCAAAAGACCCTCAGGTAGTACTTGCCGCAGACAAGCTCTTTCTTCCAGGTGTTGGCACCGCTAGCGAAGCGATGCAAAACCTTGAAGAGCGCAATTTGATTGAGCTAGTAAAGCAGGTTGAAAAGCCACTGCTTGGCATCTGTCTTGGTATGCAACTTCTCGGCAAGCTGTCTGAAGAGAAAGGGCAGAAGGCAGATGAAATTGTACCTTGCCTTGGATTGTGTGAAGGCGAAGTGCGCAAGCTGGATAGCAAAGAGTATCCACTTCCACATATGGGCTGGAACACGGTTGAAGCGAAAGCAGGGCACCCATTGTTCAAAGGCATAGAATCTGGCGAGTATTTCTACTTCGTACACAGCTTTGCCATGCCGGTCGGTGACTACACTATCGCAAGCTGTGATTATGGTATGCCTTTTAGCGCTGCGATTCAGAGCGGTAACTACTATGGGGTACAATTCCACCCAGAGCGCTCGTCGAAAGCGGGTTCACAATTGATCAAAAACTTTTTGGAGCTGTAGTGATTATTCCAGCATTAGACTTAATTGAGGGACAGGTAGTCCGTTTGTATCAAGGTGACTATGGTCAGGTAACTGAGTATAAAGTCGACCCAGCCGAGCAATTTAATCTTTATCATCAAGCGGGCGCTAACTGGCTACACCTGGTTGACCTAACCGGTGCCAAAGATACCACAGCCCGTCAGCTTGACCTTATCGCTAAGCTTCTCGCAAGTACGCCTGCATCGATTCAAATCGGTGGTGGTGTTCGCAGTGAGCAAGACGTTATCGGCCTTCTTGAAGCAGGCGCCGAGCGCGTAGTGGTAGGCTCTACTGCGGTTAAGAATCCAGCGATGGTAAAAGAGTGGATGAGCAAATACGGCCCAGAGCGTATCGTTCTGGCGCTGGATGTGAACATCGACAGCTTTGGTAATCGTAAAGTGGCTATCTCAGGCTGGCAGGAAGATTCAGGTGTGACTATAGAAGCGCTTATCGAAGACTTCCTAACCGTTGGCCTTAAGCATGTGCTTTGTACCGACATCTCTAAGGATGGCACCCTAACTGGCTCTAACGTTGAGCTGTATACCGACCTTTGTAATCTTTACCCTCAGGTGCACTTCCAGTCTTCTGGCGGTATCGGCAGCCTTGCGGATATCGAAGCGCTGAAAGATACCGGTGTACGTGGCGTTATCGTAGGCCGCGCACTATTGGATGGCAAATTTACAGCAGAGGAGGCGTTCGCATGTTGGCAAAACGCATAATCCCTTGCTTGGACGTTCGCGATGGCCAGGTGGTAAAGGGCGTTCAGTTCCGTAACCACGAGATCATCGGCGATATCGTACCTCTAGCTCAGCGCTACGCTGAAGAGGGTGCCGATGAGTTGGTGTTCTATGACATAACGGCCTCAAGTGATGGTCGTGTTGTCGATAAAAGCTGGGTGGCTCGCGTTGCCGAGGTTATTGATATCCCATTCTGTGTAGCTGGTGGTATTAAATCTGCTGAAGACGCATCACGCATTCTTGAGTTTGGTGCAGACAAGGTGTCCATCAACTCGCCAGCACTAGCGAATCCAGAGCTAATTACCAATCTTGCAGACAAATTTGGTGTGCAGTGCATCGTGGTAGGTATCGACTCTTACTATGACAAAGAGACCGGCAAGTATCAGGTGTATCAATTTACCGGTGATGAGGAGCGCACTAAGGCAACTAAGTGGGAAACTCGTGACTGGGTACAAGAGGTGCAAAAGCGCGGTGCAGGTGAGATCGTGCTTAACATGATGAACCAAGATGGCGTTCGCA contains:
- the hisH gene encoding imidazole glycerol phosphate synthase subunit HisH; amino-acid sequence: MTSQNVVIIDTGCANVSSVRFAIERLGYEVTVSKDPQVVLAADKLFLPGVGTASEAMQNLEERNLIELVKQVEKPLLGICLGMQLLGKLSEEKGQKADEIVPCLGLCEGEVRKLDSKEYPLPHMGWNTVEAKAGHPLFKGIESGEYFYFVHSFAMPVGDYTIASCDYGMPFSAAIQSGNYYGVQFHPERSSKAGSQLIKNFLEL
- the hisA gene encoding 1-(5-phosphoribosyl)-5-[(5-phosphoribosylamino)methylideneamino]imidazole-4-carboxamide isomerase → MIIPALDLIEGQVVRLYQGDYGQVTEYKVDPAEQFNLYHQAGANWLHLVDLTGAKDTTARQLDLIAKLLASTPASIQIGGGVRSEQDVIGLLEAGAERVVVGSTAVKNPAMVKEWMSKYGPERIVLALDVNIDSFGNRKVAISGWQEDSGVTIEALIEDFLTVGLKHVLCTDISKDGTLTGSNVELYTDLCNLYPQVHFQSSGGIGSLADIEALKDTGVRGVIVGRALLDGKFTAEEAFACWQNA
- the hisF gene encoding imidazole glycerol phosphate synthase subunit HisF; this translates as MLAKRIIPCLDVRDGQVVKGVQFRNHEIIGDIVPLAQRYAEEGADELVFYDITASSDGRVVDKSWVARVAEVIDIPFCVAGGIKSAEDASRILEFGADKVSINSPALANPELITNLADKFGVQCIVVGIDSYYDKETGKYQVYQFTGDEERTKATKWETRDWVQEVQKRGAGEIVLNMMNQDGVRNGYDLEQLNMVREVCNVPLIASGGAGAMEHFADAYKQTNVDGALAASVFHKQVINIGELKQYLKQQGIEVRL